A section of the Verrucomicrobium sp. GAS474 genome encodes:
- a CDS encoding AraC family transcriptional regulator, translating to MKQKRSLPLQIEFFPIPLEAREPIHLHARDELSDRPITFLHFHRCLELGFCHSGHGIFMISDKVRTFEAGDAVVIAPGEPHLARSAPGTRSRWSWIYLDPARLAAPGSVDPLWLDTAAFHGPDFPDVFSALRHPELACAVDRLVTELSSRSPGRSVLLRALVLEILVRAGRLGSHSRGGGKRGLGLPPDYARLAPALQKMACDYAEPLRMSALAKRCGLSEPQFRRVFRAGMGCSPLAYLHDLRVRMAAALLRGTTQSVLEISLETGFESVSSLHRAFRARLGTSPRVWRRKTDER from the coding sequence ATGAAGCAGAAACGATCATTACCGCTTCAGATCGAATTTTTCCCCATTCCCCTCGAGGCGCGGGAGCCGATCCATCTCCACGCCCGGGACGAGCTCAGCGACCGTCCCATCACCTTTCTCCACTTCCATCGCTGCCTCGAGTTGGGATTCTGCCACTCGGGCCACGGCATTTTCATGATTTCCGACAAGGTCCGGACCTTCGAAGCCGGAGATGCGGTGGTCATCGCTCCCGGCGAGCCCCATCTGGCGCGGAGCGCGCCGGGGACCCGGAGCCGATGGTCGTGGATCTACCTTGATCCGGCCCGCCTGGCCGCGCCGGGCTCCGTCGATCCCCTCTGGCTCGATACCGCCGCCTTCCACGGCCCCGATTTTCCCGATGTCTTCTCGGCCCTCCGGCATCCGGAACTCGCGTGCGCGGTCGATCGTCTGGTGACGGAATTGTCATCCAGGTCGCCGGGCCGGTCGGTTCTCCTGCGCGCGCTTGTGCTGGAGATCCTGGTGCGGGCCGGGCGGCTCGGCTCTCATTCGCGAGGCGGAGGCAAGCGGGGCCTCGGTCTCCCGCCTGATTATGCGCGCCTCGCCCCCGCCCTGCAGAAGATGGCCTGCGACTACGCCGAGCCTCTGCGGATGAGCGCCCTGGCGAAGCGTTGCGGTCTGAGCGAGCCGCAGTTTCGCCGCGTCTTCCGGGCGGGGATGGGCTGTTCCCCGCTGGCCTACCTCCACGACCTCCGTGTCCGGATGGCGGCGGCCCTGCTGCGGGGGACGACGCAGTCGGTCCTCGAAATCAGCCTTGAGACGGGCTTTGAATCGGTATCGAGCCTTCACCGCGCCTTCCGCGCCCGCCTCGGGACCAGCCCGCGCGTTTGGCGTCGGAAGACGGACGAGCGTTGA
- a CDS encoding SDR family oxidoreductase has protein sequence MDLNIRHKTALITGASRGLGRAIALALAEEGVHVAFVARSAQDMDSLREELQPLGVRHIGLVQDLASEDSIPRLIHSLSSAGWPVFDILIHNVGGTLDITDPFCKIADWKKVFRLNFDVSIELNHHYLPLMKERKWGRVIHVSSISSMESHGPIPYCAAKAALNAYTRSMGRMVAKDGVIVVAILPGAVWTKNGYWDTVNSGHLEKYLEQRMAIGRLGQPDEIAKAVAFFCSEHASFCVGSIIPIDGGQGRSYFGE, from the coding sequence ATGGATCTCAACATCAGACATAAAACCGCATTGATCACCGGAGCAAGCCGCGGTCTCGGAAGAGCCATTGCCTTGGCCCTGGCCGAGGAGGGAGTCCATGTTGCATTCGTCGCCAGGAGCGCCCAAGACATGGATTCTTTACGCGAAGAACTCCAGCCCTTGGGCGTGCGCCATATCGGTCTCGTACAAGATTTGGCTTCCGAAGATAGCATTCCCCGCCTCATTCACAGCCTGAGTTCGGCTGGGTGGCCTGTTTTTGACATCCTGATCCATAACGTGGGAGGGACTCTCGATATTACTGATCCCTTCTGTAAGATCGCTGATTGGAAAAAGGTGTTTCGCCTGAATTTCGATGTCTCCATCGAACTCAATCACCACTATCTGCCCCTCATGAAGGAACGAAAGTGGGGACGTGTTATTCATGTCTCCTCGATCTCGTCTATGGAAAGTCATGGGCCGATTCCCTATTGCGCCGCCAAAGCCGCTTTGAACGCCTACACGCGAAGCATGGGTCGAATGGTGGCCAAAGATGGTGTCATCGTGGTGGCTATTTTGCCCGGGGCAGTTTGGACCAAAAACGGCTACTGGGACACGGTCAATTCTGGACACCTCGAAAAATATCTTGAGCAAAGGATGGCCATCGGCCGTCTTGGCCAACCGGACGAGATCGCCAAAGCCGTTGCCTTTTTCTGCTCCGAACATGCCTCGTTCTGCGTTGGTTCCATCATCCCCATCGATGGAGGCCAAGGCCGAAGTTATTTTGGCGAGTAG
- a CDS encoding SDR family oxidoreductase, which yields MASPQKPTLLILSISSDIGAQLALRYLAEGWRVVGTYRGKSNLDLFKGRKDVALFRCDLKSKPSIACFAAAYKELGWKWTTFISSAGQLSPIAPFLNSNPDAWEDSILINSVRQLRILHAIYPLRKKSEIAKAVFFVGGGINNAFTNYSSYCAGKILLLKMCELLDDECPDLHVAIFGTGWVKTKIHNQTLHARCSSGDNYERTLQFLQKGAKGTSFDDIHQCIKWALSQKRALTGGRNFSIVHDAWRDGGDRLIFELSQDLNKFKLRRHDG from the coding sequence ATGGCATCCCCCCAGAAACCGACCCTGCTTATCCTGTCCATATCGAGCGACATCGGCGCCCAGCTTGCACTGCGTTATCTGGCCGAGGGATGGCGAGTAGTTGGAACCTATCGAGGAAAATCGAATCTCGATCTGTTCAAGGGCCGGAAAGATGTGGCTCTTTTTCGATGCGATCTCAAATCCAAGCCTTCGATCGCATGTTTTGCCGCTGCTTACAAAGAATTGGGGTGGAAATGGACGACCTTCATCAGCAGTGCCGGACAGCTCTCCCCGATCGCCCCTTTTTTAAATTCCAATCCCGACGCGTGGGAAGACTCGATTTTGATCAATTCAGTCCGGCAACTGCGCATCCTTCACGCGATCTACCCCTTGCGTAAGAAGTCGGAAATCGCCAAAGCCGTATTTTTCGTGGGTGGGGGTATCAATAATGCGTTCACAAACTATTCTTCCTATTGCGCGGGAAAAATTTTGCTCCTGAAAATGTGCGAGTTGCTGGACGACGAATGTCCCGATCTCCACGTCGCCATCTTCGGAACGGGCTGGGTGAAGACAAAAATACATAATCAAACCCTCCATGCCAGGTGTTCTTCGGGGGATAATTATGAGCGGACTCTCCAGTTCCTGCAAAAGGGTGCCAAGGGAACTTCTTTTGACGATATCCATCAATGCATTAAGTGGGCGCTCTCTCAAAAAAGAGCGCTCACTGGTGGTCGCAATTTTTCTATCGTACATGACGCATGGCGCGATGGTGGAGACCGGCTGATTTTCGAGCTTTCCCAAGACCTCAATAAATTTAAGTTAAGAAGACACGATGGTTGA
- a CDS encoding TIGR04372 family glycosyltransferase — translation MTIYTGISRFIFWMVPSLLTRKMSWSLGKYFQSHKKYDNAIWLYKNSIGIDPEFYPAYPRLADCLTAIGNKKESSAVRDLFHKKINYTPSEILQSSAFPSLPELSAMELIGHIEAEASKSFVAGHMQEASAQWKIEHLIRRSYAKYFGLPLDDLAILDHDWTVRIGHIAHIDIFVKAKILGLLPEKTLEIVIEPEAPVANKELLRYWEKYLPMHVHTEEAREFYSKYRLLKKKLGRLELTNGEADTPFFLCGKMEREWLAKGHPPLLTLSSEHESTGRDYLAKSGLKSSDWYVALHVREGGFHGDGKGRDARNSNIETYIKAIKKITEMGGWVIRLGDPLMKPLPRMERVIDYAFSPDKSQALDVFLPVKSRFFLCTNSGPCCVAAIFGTPILVTNCYPLTVRPWYACCTYMPKLMTKLSGGHVPLSEMIRPPLAYLENTATLQELGIQLIDNTEDEILDAVLEMLDPSSVRQDPDLQRRFNEQIDPNGYFGLEKVSTAFLERHRLLVKNG, via the coding sequence ATGACCATTTATACAGGCATAAGCAGATTCATTTTTTGGATGGTGCCGTCTTTGTTGACGCGAAAAATGTCTTGGTCGCTAGGAAAATATTTTCAATCTCATAAGAAATACGACAACGCGATTTGGTTATACAAAAACAGTATTGGAATCGATCCCGAATTCTATCCGGCCTATCCGAGGCTGGCGGATTGCCTTACGGCAATTGGGAACAAGAAGGAATCATCAGCGGTAAGAGATCTTTTTCATAAAAAAATAAATTATACGCCATCGGAAATTCTTCAGTCCTCCGCATTTCCGTCGCTGCCAGAACTATCCGCTATGGAACTGATCGGTCATATCGAGGCCGAAGCATCGAAATCATTTGTTGCGGGGCACATGCAAGAGGCCTCAGCGCAGTGGAAGATCGAGCATCTGATTCGGAGATCGTATGCGAAATATTTCGGGTTGCCTTTAGATGACTTGGCAATTCTCGATCATGATTGGACCGTCCGAATCGGACATATCGCCCATATCGATATTTTTGTAAAAGCTAAGATATTGGGATTGTTGCCCGAAAAAACACTGGAGATCGTGATCGAGCCGGAAGCTCCCGTCGCGAACAAAGAATTGCTTCGCTACTGGGAGAAATATCTTCCCATGCATGTGCATACGGAAGAAGCGCGGGAATTTTATTCAAAATACCGTCTCCTCAAGAAGAAACTTGGCCGTCTGGAGTTGACCAACGGCGAAGCCGATACTCCTTTTTTCTTATGCGGCAAGATGGAACGAGAATGGCTGGCCAAAGGGCATCCTCCCTTGCTCACACTCAGTTCGGAGCATGAATCAACCGGAAGAGACTACCTTGCGAAAAGCGGGCTTAAATCCAGCGATTGGTATGTAGCGTTGCATGTGCGCGAGGGCGGATTTCATGGTGATGGAAAAGGAAGGGATGCCCGGAATTCCAATATAGAAACCTATATCAAAGCGATTAAAAAGATAACCGAAATGGGGGGCTGGGTCATTCGGTTGGGAGATCCCCTGATGAAACCTTTACCGAGGATGGAAAGGGTCATTGATTATGCTTTTTCACCCGATAAATCGCAGGCACTCGATGTATTTCTTCCGGTCAAATCGCGCTTTTTTCTATGCACCAATAGCGGCCCCTGCTGCGTAGCGGCCATATTCGGTACGCCAATCCTGGTCACGAACTGCTATCCGCTGACAGTAAGGCCTTGGTACGCCTGCTGTACTTACATGCCGAAATTGATGACAAAACTGAGCGGAGGACATGTTCCATTAAGTGAAATGATCCGGCCTCCGCTTGCGTATCTCGAGAACACGGCCACTCTTCAGGAGCTTGGCATCCAATTGATCGATAATACGGAGGACGAGATCCTCGATGCCGTATTGGAGATGCTCGATCCATCCTCTGTTCGACAGGATCCCGATTTGCAGCGCCGTTTTAACGAACAAATCGATCCAAACGGATATTTTGGCTTGGAGAAAGTCTCGACGGCTTTTCTTGAGAGACATCGGCTTCTTGTTAAAAATGGATAG
- a CDS encoding ADP-ribosylglycohydrolase family protein, translated as MSGWAPLKKLVEEEFSQSLEEGKERVAVEALRAAWKETEDEETLCAIHGRLLALPIRPDFPFTEPDDLAAIRALRSGEVSRLAPIPDDAVLLDKLHGAWLGRCAGCALGKPVEILGLGEKLESGGEPDLGLQSWQRIKGYLTSISADEWPLRDYFPASSPVGKASCLPSTREHIAFMESDDDIRYTVLGQRILLERGRDFGSAHVAGFWLNHLPYSHVCTAETQAYRNMVLRYDSFRNIPDIPRGRILDAETDWSWIAHHLNPYREWIGAQIRVDSYGYAAPGDPRLAAEFAWRDARISHVKNGLYGAMFCAAMIAAAFATDDVRAIVAAGLGEIPRTSRLHAELLQVVAICDRHGNDFARFEEVFAEVHSLLGHYHAVHTNNNAALCVVALLLGGGDFHRGITLAVMGGWDTDCNGATVGSVVGALCGARRAPSHWIDRLNDTLRSAIIGYDPVSIAECARRSLDVVHLLG; from the coding sequence ATGTCCGGCTGGGCCCCCCTCAAAAAACTCGTCGAAGAAGAATTCTCCCAATCCCTCGAGGAAGGAAAGGAGCGGGTGGCGGTGGAGGCACTCCGCGCCGCGTGGAAGGAAACCGAAGACGAGGAGACGCTGTGCGCCATTCACGGCCGCCTCCTCGCCCTCCCGATCCGTCCCGACTTTCCGTTCACCGAACCGGACGACCTCGCGGCGATCCGCGCCCTCCGTTCGGGAGAGGTTTCCCGCCTCGCGCCGATTCCCGACGATGCCGTCCTTCTCGACAAGCTCCACGGCGCGTGGCTCGGCCGGTGCGCCGGCTGCGCCCTCGGCAAGCCGGTGGAGATACTGGGGCTGGGTGAGAAATTGGAATCGGGCGGCGAACCCGATCTCGGACTTCAATCGTGGCAGCGGATCAAGGGCTACCTGACCTCCATTTCTGCCGACGAATGGCCCCTCCGGGACTATTTCCCCGCGAGCTCGCCCGTCGGGAAAGCCAGCTGTCTCCCCTCCACCCGTGAGCACATCGCCTTCATGGAATCGGACGACGACATCCGCTACACCGTCTTGGGCCAGCGCATTCTGCTGGAACGGGGGCGTGACTTCGGTTCCGCCCACGTCGCCGGTTTCTGGCTCAACCATCTCCCCTACAGCCACGTCTGCACTGCCGAGACCCAGGCCTACCGGAACATGGTTCTCCGCTACGATTCCTTCCGAAACATCCCCGATATCCCTCGGGGACGGATCCTCGATGCCGAAACCGACTGGAGCTGGATCGCCCACCACCTGAATCCCTACCGCGAATGGATCGGCGCCCAGATCCGCGTCGATTCCTACGGCTACGCCGCCCCGGGCGATCCCCGGCTCGCCGCGGAGTTCGCCTGGCGCGACGCCCGGATCAGCCACGTGAAGAACGGGCTCTACGGCGCGATGTTCTGCGCGGCGATGATCGCCGCCGCCTTCGCCACCGACGACGTCCGCGCCATCGTCGCGGCGGGTCTGGGCGAGATTCCCCGCACATCCCGCCTCCACGCGGAACTTCTCCAGGTCGTCGCGATCTGCGACCGCCACGGAAACGACTTCGCCCGTTTCGAGGAGGTCTTCGCCGAGGTCCACTCGTTGCTGGGCCACTACCATGCCGTCCATACCAACAACAATGCGGCCCTCTGCGTCGTCGCCCTCCTGCTGGGCGGGGGCGATTTCCACCGGGGCATCACCCTGGCCGTCATGGGCGGCTGGGACACCGATTGCAACGGGGCCACTGTGGGCTCCGTGGTGGGGGCGCTCTGCGGGGCCCGCCGGGCTCCTTCGCACTGGATCGACCGACTGAATGACACCCTCCGCTCCGCGATCATCGGCTACGACCCGGTCTCCATCGCCGAATGCGCCCGACGCAGCCTCGACGTCGTCCACCTCCTGGGCTGA
- a CDS encoding glycoside hydrolase family 65 protein codes for MSSREFDPGRLAADWLEKQPASGDPWILETTDPTDPGHRDALLGNGFLGQRFDRSGEASRNASGPYPVPGGCLIHGLWDDLALMPPPRWASLALQEGETTFAPGVGEWKNYRQRLDLRTGVLETELDWKNGGRETHITTTAYVSRTRPQVCFLERTLVTNYSGTVRMTDALDGTFIDDARDWRFTPGETSDAPLSIQLRMGPRDRQIAVLSRLSLEGIAAETLAVERRQTARSIERTLVFPVEAGRIYRVTKIVALVTDAEAPAPWPHAWALAEGALSDLPTLRREHDAAWAALWEHRIEVPHPGLQKLLNATLYSFYAQLRAGGLASLGPTGLSANCWGGHAFWDSDLWMFPGLCLLQPELARGFAAYRAATLDGARRNARAHGRAGAQFAWESAEFGDEAIPHLVYHHQHHVNSDVALAQWWFWKISGDDAFFRGKGSEIVVESARFWADRVFHNREKDRYEIRGVCCADEFAEIQDNNAYTNYSAVKTLELAAAVLAARGEAVPPSWRGIIAKMWIPFDIANQRYIEYEGYDGQTIKQADAALLIYPYEMPMSDTVRANTVDYYRAKYPPASIMMGTAFDGIVDCQLGRAESGWASLEKLLPHFREPYLLASESPSNEVLSFATGLGGLLQLVMMGFGGIRIREDGLQVEPALPRALPWMRLKGLCYGGVFLDLELKNNHVRILDPGIETPFRIERADGTPWPSS; via the coding sequence ATGTCTTCTCGTGAATTCGATCCCGGGCGGTTAGCTGCTGATTGGCTTGAAAAGCAACCCGCTTCGGGCGACCCCTGGATTCTGGAGACGACTGATCCCACCGATCCCGGCCATCGAGACGCTCTCCTCGGCAACGGATTTCTCGGGCAACGCTTCGACCGGTCGGGAGAGGCGAGCCGGAACGCCTCAGGCCCCTATCCGGTTCCCGGGGGATGCCTGATCCACGGACTCTGGGATGATCTGGCCCTGATGCCCCCGCCCCGCTGGGCCAGCCTCGCCCTCCAAGAAGGCGAGACCACCTTCGCTCCCGGCGTTGGGGAATGGAAGAATTACCGACAACGACTCGACCTCCGCACCGGCGTCCTCGAGACAGAACTCGATTGGAAAAACGGCGGCCGCGAAACCCACATCACGACGACCGCCTACGTCAGCCGGACCCGCCCGCAGGTCTGCTTCCTTGAGCGAACCCTCGTGACGAATTACAGCGGGACGGTCCGGATGACGGACGCCCTCGACGGCACGTTCATCGACGATGCCCGTGATTGGCGCTTCACTCCGGGCGAGACATCGGACGCGCCGCTCTCGATCCAGCTCCGCATGGGACCGCGCGATCGACAGATCGCTGTTCTCTCGCGTTTGAGCCTTGAGGGAATCGCGGCGGAAACCCTCGCCGTGGAACGTCGCCAAACCGCAAGGTCGATCGAGCGGACGCTCGTCTTCCCCGTCGAAGCGGGTCGCATTTATCGGGTGACGAAGATCGTCGCCCTCGTCACCGATGCCGAGGCTCCCGCGCCATGGCCCCACGCCTGGGCGTTGGCCGAAGGGGCCCTTTCCGACCTGCCCACCCTTCGGCGGGAGCACGATGCCGCGTGGGCCGCGCTGTGGGAGCACCGGATCGAGGTCCCCCATCCCGGCCTCCAGAAGCTCCTCAACGCGACCCTCTACTCCTTCTATGCCCAGCTCCGCGCCGGAGGCCTGGCGAGCCTGGGGCCGACCGGACTCTCCGCGAACTGCTGGGGCGGCCATGCCTTCTGGGATAGCGATCTGTGGATGTTCCCCGGCCTCTGCCTCCTCCAGCCCGAGCTCGCCCGCGGCTTCGCCGCCTATCGCGCCGCCACCCTCGACGGCGCCCGCCGGAACGCCCGGGCCCATGGCCGCGCCGGAGCCCAGTTCGCGTGGGAGAGCGCCGAGTTCGGCGACGAGGCCATTCCCCACCTTGTCTACCATCACCAGCACCACGTGAACAGCGACGTGGCCCTGGCCCAGTGGTGGTTCTGGAAGATCTCGGGAGACGACGCCTTTTTCCGCGGGAAAGGTTCCGAGATCGTCGTCGAATCGGCCCGCTTCTGGGCCGACCGCGTTTTCCACAATCGGGAAAAGGACCGCTACGAGATCCGCGGCGTCTGCTGCGCCGACGAATTCGCCGAGATCCAGGACAACAACGCCTACACCAACTACAGCGCGGTGAAGACCCTCGAATTGGCCGCCGCCGTATTGGCGGCCCGAGGCGAGGCCGTCCCGCCGTCATGGCGCGGCATCATCGCGAAAATGTGGATCCCCTTCGACATCGCGAATCAGCGTTACATCGAATACGAAGGCTACGACGGCCAGACCATCAAGCAGGCCGACGCGGCCCTCCTCATCTACCCCTACGAGATGCCGATGTCCGACACCGTCCGGGCGAACACCGTCGATTACTATCGGGCGAAATACCCTCCCGCCAGCATCATGATGGGCACGGCCTTCGACGGCATCGTCGACTGTCAGCTGGGCCGGGCCGAATCGGGTTGGGCCTCGCTCGAAAAGCTCCTCCCCCACTTCCGCGAACCCTACCTCCTCGCCAGCGAAAGCCCCTCGAACGAAGTCCTCTCCTTTGCCACCGGCCTAGGCGGATTGCTCCAGTTGGTGATGATGGGATTCGGCGGCATCCGCATCCGGGAGGACGGCCTGCAGGTCGAGCCCGCACTGCCCCGCGCCCTGCCCTGGATGAGGTTGAAGGGCCTCTGCTACGGCGGGGTCTTCCTCGACCTCGAGCTGAAAAACAATCACGTCCGCATCCTCGATCCGGGCATCGAGACCCCCTTCCGCATCGAGCGGGCCGACGGGACCCCCTGGCCCTCCTCATGA
- a CDS encoding TIGR04372 family glycosyltransferase, producing the protein MVDLFFNQLKTWIASCFPKFRRPRHSSVISPHEAKALGDRCLEGKQLKEAERWYSYILDSESPGFDSLSSAILFFLSQDNAPKIEQGLVLLKKECDENPRDDKLVFCGDIAIYFGRTDEMEKCFPLVLENSPFKAPLYYKMGCNYFMLGHFSKAREAFRNAQKEMAQKKEERQLDKLDLTFLAADQWATRIGHLGLLDGLIKLRKLDFIEDKNHVLLASSSQIACPALIPYLEPHISVVTDPGFINNLRDILPYTQQYVNFFSLKDGSCILLHEMLDRVNREWEDAKLPRLFELDHNHQSRGWDNLASWGIKKGESWFVTLHVRTGIYYNEPDSVSVRNADIETYEKAIRLIRSRGGHVIWLGDGRELPKELYGLIIDYPHSGMKSDWMDLFLCAECRFFMGVDSGISVIPDLFDVPCVLTNWIPCAMRPWKSKNLWIPKLIQNETTGENLLFQELLGPPVGYWESHLLFKKRAYRIIDNSPEEITEVAEEMLDFLEGRAFEDTQADERQQRFQTIARTQQSYGAARVGGAFLRRYESLLR; encoded by the coding sequence ATGGTTGACCTGTTTTTCAATCAATTGAAGACCTGGATTGCTTCCTGTTTTCCCAAATTTCGGCGACCTCGACATTCAAGCGTGATTTCTCCACATGAGGCCAAGGCTTTGGGCGATCGTTGCTTGGAGGGCAAGCAGCTGAAGGAGGCGGAACGATGGTACTCTTACATCCTTGATTCTGAGAGCCCGGGCTTTGATTCACTCTCAAGCGCGATTCTTTTTTTCCTTTCCCAGGACAATGCGCCGAAAATCGAGCAGGGCTTGGTGTTGCTCAAGAAGGAATGCGATGAAAATCCACGAGACGACAAGCTAGTCTTCTGCGGCGATATAGCGATTTACTTTGGAAGAACCGATGAAATGGAGAAATGCTTTCCTCTGGTTCTTGAAAACAGCCCTTTTAAGGCTCCTCTATATTACAAAATGGGGTGCAACTATTTCATGCTCGGCCACTTCTCCAAGGCCCGGGAAGCGTTTCGCAATGCTCAAAAGGAAATGGCACAAAAAAAGGAAGAGCGCCAATTGGATAAGCTCGATCTCACTTTCCTTGCTGCCGATCAGTGGGCCACCCGGATCGGTCATCTGGGCTTGCTGGACGGATTGATTAAACTGAGAAAACTCGATTTTATTGAGGATAAAAACCATGTCCTGCTGGCATCATCTTCCCAAATAGCCTGTCCCGCGCTCATTCCTTATCTGGAGCCTCACATTTCAGTCGTCACCGATCCTGGCTTTATCAACAACCTTAGGGATATTCTTCCTTACACTCAGCAATATGTGAATTTTTTCAGCCTGAAGGACGGTTCTTGCATTTTGCTGCACGAGATGCTTGATCGAGTCAATCGGGAATGGGAGGATGCGAAGCTGCCCAGACTCTTTGAATTGGACCACAATCATCAGAGCCGGGGGTGGGATAATTTAGCCTCTTGGGGAATCAAAAAGGGGGAATCCTGGTTCGTCACATTGCATGTCCGCACGGGTATTTACTATAACGAGCCCGATTCAGTCAGCGTCCGCAACGCCGATATCGAAACGTATGAGAAAGCCATTCGCCTTATCCGAAGCCGCGGTGGGCATGTCATATGGCTTGGCGACGGAAGGGAGCTTCCGAAAGAGCTCTACGGCTTGATCATTGATTATCCTCATTCTGGGATGAAATCGGACTGGATGGATCTCTTTCTTTGCGCTGAATGCCGCTTCTTCATGGGGGTCGATTCTGGAATCTCAGTTATTCCAGATCTCTTCGACGTCCCTTGCGTGCTAACTAATTGGATCCCGTGCGCTATGCGTCCATGGAAAAGCAAAAATCTCTGGATCCCCAAATTAATCCAAAACGAAACCACTGGCGAAAATCTGCTTTTTCAAGAGCTTCTCGGACCGCCAGTCGGGTACTGGGAATCGCATCTCCTTTTCAAGAAAAGGGCATATCGCATCATCGACAATTCTCCCGAAGAAATCACCGAGGTGGCCGAAGAGATGCTCGATTTCCTGGAAGGCCGTGCTTTTGAGGACACGCAGGCCGATGAACGGCAGCAGCGTTTTCAAACAATCGCCCGCACCCAACAATCTTATGGAGCCGCCCGCGTCGGCGGAGCATTTTTACGTCGCTACGAATCTCTTTTGCGGTAA
- a CDS encoding TIGR04372 family glycosyltransferase, producing the protein MNLLPPFLKSVCYWTYIKACGVLAPGLLSEKSLQNLAKYRAWKKANPAPRFIFLNLLLRAFYLRRRYYTLLAKWVPSFLSAQEFQQLAQYHVRRGHFPVAAHYFVETLRKWGLGDSRSGSTPFFAVAQGISATQWEAIKSRWLAKESDFLSLYNQLGNALYLGGSLQKATACWATGLAVQGAIARHVGADRLDVKILSNSPWVQRIGLIGLLDSYVKMGLLGLRDNQNSILVERVQDISNPHLLGYFSKHIKWIQDPRSILSLQAPSLLLREPFHVIETGGEIRSIVDAAARAQILWEKQGNKPLLQLSEMDRAIGIEKLKRMGLPENAWYVCLHIREENFPKEGEGGSRNNVVQSDQKIIDEVRRRGGWIIRFGDSRMPAYADSDHLIDYNFNRVKSSEMDVFLCAHCRCYIGGNSELGLASAIFGVPTVLVDWHPLRARPWYSNQIFIPKLMRNIKENRFLTLEEMLQEPVDILESPAHLRAADIELMANSSEEILEVTVEMLDLLENFGGTSSKRTTRQQKFQDIAEANGSMGLGVLGDCFLQRHPQILDFSQKPHPLNFDP; encoded by the coding sequence ATGAACTTGCTACCTCCTTTTTTAAAAAGCGTCTGCTACTGGACTTATATCAAGGCATGCGGTGTTCTCGCCCCCGGCTTACTGTCGGAAAAAAGCCTCCAGAATCTCGCCAAATATCGTGCCTGGAAAAAGGCGAATCCCGCGCCACGCTTTATTTTTCTGAACCTTCTTCTCCGGGCTTTTTATCTACGAAGAAGGTATTATACCTTGTTGGCTAAGTGGGTGCCCTCTTTTCTCTCAGCCCAGGAGTTCCAGCAGCTTGCTCAGTATCATGTCCGACGCGGCCATTTTCCGGTTGCGGCGCACTACTTCGTAGAGACACTTCGTAAATGGGGTCTTGGCGATTCGCGTTCCGGAAGCACCCCCTTTTTCGCGGTCGCCCAAGGGATTTCCGCAACCCAATGGGAAGCAATAAAAAGCCGTTGGCTCGCGAAGGAATCTGATTTTCTCTCCCTGTATAATCAACTCGGCAACGCCTTATATCTCGGTGGAAGCCTCCAAAAAGCAACCGCCTGTTGGGCGACCGGTTTGGCCGTTCAAGGTGCCATCGCTCGTCACGTGGGTGCCGATAGGCTGGACGTCAAAATTCTTTCCAACAGTCCCTGGGTTCAACGCATTGGGCTCATCGGTTTGTTGGATTCTTACGTCAAGATGGGATTGCTCGGATTGCGGGACAATCAAAACTCGATTCTTGTTGAACGAGTTCAGGATATCTCGAATCCTCATCTTCTCGGCTATTTTTCAAAACACATCAAATGGATTCAAGATCCCCGATCCATACTCTCGCTTCAGGCCCCGAGCCTTCTCCTACGGGAGCCCTTTCACGTCATTGAAACCGGCGGTGAGATCAGATCCATCGTTGATGCTGCGGCTCGCGCCCAAATCCTCTGGGAAAAGCAAGGGAACAAACCCCTTCTGCAATTGAGCGAGATGGATCGTGCCATAGGCATCGAAAAATTGAAGCGGATGGGTCTTCCAGAAAACGCATGGTACGTCTGCCTTCATATTCGCGAGGAGAATTTCCCGAAGGAAGGGGAGGGCGGCTCTCGGAATAATGTCGTCCAATCCGATCAAAAAATCATCGATGAGGTGCGGCGACGCGGAGGGTGGATTATTCGGTTCGGGGATTCAAGAATGCCAGCCTACGCGGATTCGGATCATTTAATAGATTATAATTTTAATCGAGTAAAATCCTCCGAAATGGACGTTTTTCTCTGCGCTCATTGCCGATGCTACATCGGCGGTAATTCCGAACTGGGGCTCGCTTCCGCGATTTTTGGCGTCCCCACCGTGCTTGTCGATTGGCACCCCCTTCGAGCCAGACCTTGGTATTCAAACCAGATTTTTATTCCTAAGCTCATGCGGAACATCAAGGAAAACCGTTTTCTGACACTTGAGGAAATGCTGCAAGAGCCCGTCGATATTCTGGAATCTCCCGCCCATCTTCGTGCGGCGGATATCGAATTGATGGCCAACTCTTCCGAAGAGATCCTTGAGGTAACGGTGGAGATGCTCGATCTACTCGAAAATTTCGGAGGGACATCCTCAAAAAGGACGACTCGGCAGCAAAAATTCCAAGATATTGCTGAAGCCAACGGTAGCATGGGGCTGGGCGTTCTTGGCGACTGCTTCTTGCAAAGGCATCCTCAGATTCTCGATTTCAGTCAGAAACCGCATCCTTTAAATTTCGACCCATAA